A genomic region of Apium graveolens cultivar Ventura unplaced genomic scaffold, ASM990537v1 ctg906, whole genome shotgun sequence contains the following coding sequences:
- the LOC141705577 gene encoding uncharacterized protein At2g29880-like translates to MADSQSAKKRAGYDQWTVDESNALLELMVDAASRGWRDNSGIFTKQIVIDRILPQLNKRFKCNKTYNNYQGRLKWFKNRYLSYSTLMSFRSGFGYDPISKRFTAPNEVWEEYIKGNSNLYAIIHVNG, encoded by the coding sequence ATGGCTGATTCGCAAAGTGCCAAAAAGAGAGCTGGTTATGATCAGTGGACGGTAGACGAGAGTAATGCGTTATTAGAACTTATGGTTGATGCAGCGAGTCGAGGATGGCGTGATAATAGTGGTATCTTTACTAAACAAATAGTAATCGATCGAATTCTTCCTCAGCTTAATAAAAGATTTAAGTGTAATAAGACTTATAACAATTATCAAGGTCGACTAAAATGGTTCAAAAATCGGTATCTCTCTTATTCAACTCTTATGAGTTTTAGATCTGGATTTGGATATGATCCTATTTCTAAGAGATTCACCGCTCCAAATGAAGTCTGGGAAGAGTACATAAAGGGAAATTCAAATCTTTATGCTATTATTCATGTGAACGgttaa